A genome region from Cutaneotrichosporon cavernicola HIS019 DNA, chromosome: 5 includes the following:
- a CDS encoding uncharacterized protein (Peptidase family M20/M25/M40) has protein sequence MPYEPRQLTINAKRLNETIHETCEWGAAHRWGDAPTETGMCRLALSDDDKLVRDWFVKEMTNLGCEIKIDQMGSIFAIRKGKKDGPPTAMGSHLDTQPTGGRYDGILGVQSAVEALRTIHDAGLVTEYPIAVVNWTNEEGARFPKSLHASSVWSGELSLQDAYALCDVANPGVSAGAELDRIGYKGTVLACHKANPLAAHFELHIEQGPVLESHGQRVGVVQGGQAYKWFNIRINGRDSHAGTTPFDYRADPMLAASQFILAAHQIAKEHHGLATTGIFHLQPGSINTIPNVVEFTLDIRHVEDEQLARIEEDIRAASVKIAANDNARFKCTIDWEVLFDNSATKFHPLCTGAVEKAACASVPSEQVRKIVSGAGHDSCATSRICPTGMVFIPCREGLSHNPREFSTPEDCALGAQVLMDAALLFDSQRTA, from the exons ATGCCTTACGAACCGCGCCAACTCACGATCAACGCCAAGCGTCTCAACGAGACGATTCATGAGACGTGCGAGTGGGGAGCCGCCCACCGCTGGGGCGA TGCCCCAACCGAGACGGGCATGTGTCGTCTCGCACTCtcagacgacgacaagctcgtGCGCGACTGGTTCGTCAAGGAGATGACCAACCTTGGCTGCGAGATCAAAATCGACCAGATGGGTTCCATCTTTGCGATCCGTAAGGGTAAGAAGGATGGCCCGCCTACAGCCATGGGCTCGCACCTCGACACACAGCCGACAGGCGGTCGTTACGACGGTATCCTCGGCGTACAGTCTGCTGTCGAGGCCTTGCGCACCATCCACGATGCGGGCCTCGTGACCGAGTATCCTATCGCGGTGGTCAACTGGACGAACGAGGAGGGAGCGCGTTTCCCAAAGTCGCTGCACGCGTCGTCTGTTTGGTCTGGCGAGCTTAGTCTCCAAGATGCGTATGCTCTGTGCGATGTCGCCAACCCCGGTGTGTCGGCTGGAGCCGAACTTGACCGCATTGGCTACAAGGGCACTGTTCTTGCGTGTCACAAGGCAAAccccctcgccgcccactTTGAACTACACATTGAACAGGGCCCTGTGCTTGAGAGCCACGGACaacgcgtcggcgtcgtccagGGCGGCCAAGCGTACAAGTGGTTCAACATCCGCATCAACGGTCGCGACTCACACGCCGGCACCACGCCCTTTGACTACCGTGCCGACCCCATGCTCGCGGCCTCGCAGttcatcctcgccgctcaCCAGATTGCCAAGGAACACCACGGCCTCGCAACAACTGGCATCTTCCACCTCCAGCCCGGATCGATCAACACGATCCCAAACGTTGTCGAGTTCACGCTCGACATTCGACACGTTGAGGATGAACAGCTCGCGCGAATCGAAGAGGACATCCGTGCAGCGTCGGTCAAGATTGCCGCCAACGACAACGCGCGTTTTAAATGCACAATCGACTGGGAGGTCCTCTTTGACAACTCGGCCACAAAGTTCCACCCATTGTGTACGGGTGCCGTGGAAAAAGCCGCGTGCGCCTCCGTCCCGTCGGAACAGGTACGCAAGATCGTTTCGGGAGCTGGCCATGACTCGTGCGCCACGTCCCGTATCTGTCCCACTGGCATGGTGTTTATTCCGTGCCGTGAGGGTCTGTCGCACAACCCTCGCGAGTTCTCGACGCCAGAGGACTGTGCACTTGGCGCCCAGGTTCTGATGGACGCCGCGCTACTGTTCGACTCGCAGCGCACGGCTTGA